AGGCTGCAGCCCCTGTGGCCGAACCGGCGAAGGGCCGGTTCTATTCACCGCTCGTCCTTTCCATCGCAAGGACGGAAGGCGTGTCGATGGAAGAACTCGAGCGTATGCCGGGAACGGGTGAAGGCGGACGGGTGTCGAAGAGGGATATCCTTGCGTATGTGCAGGCACGCAAGACCGGCGCTGCACCCGCTGCCGTGTCGGGTGGCACCCCTGCTGCCGCCGTTGTGCCCACCCCGGCGGCATTCAAGTCCGGCGCGGGCGACGAACGCATCGCGATGAGCAATGTCCAGCAGAAGATGGCGGCGCACATGGTCGCAAGCGTGCAGACCTCCCCGCATGTTGCGGCGGTGCATGAGGTGGACATGACGGCGGTCGTGCGTCACCGCGCTGCACACGCGGCGGCATTCGAACGGGCCGAGGGGTTCAAGCTCACGTACACGCCGTACATCATCGATGCCGTTGTCCGTGCGATCAAGAAGTATCCGCTGATCAATGCATCGGTGGATGGCACGACGATCGTCCGGAAACATGCGATCAACGTCGGTGTTGCGGTCGCTTCCGAGAACGGCCTGATCGTTCCGGTGATCAAGCATGCGGAAGAGAAGAGTCTGCTCGGGATCGCCCGTGCCGTGCACGATCTTGCGGTACGCACGCGCACGAAGAAACTGACGGCGGACGACATCAGCGGCGGCACGTTCACCATCTCCAATTATGGTGTGTTCGGCACCATCATCGGTACGCCGATCATCAATCAGCCGCAGATCGCGATCCTGGGGACCGGGGCCATCGTGAAGCGGCCGGTGGTCATCGATGACGCCATCGCGATCCGGTCCATGGCGTACTTCACGATGTCGTTCGATCATCGGGTGGTGGACGGATTGCTGGGGGGTATGTTCCTTGATGCCATCGTAAAGAACCTGGAAGGGTTCGATGTCGGAGAAGAAATAAAGTAGGAAGTGACGGGAAGAGGATGAGGTGCCATGTGGCGCAGCGAGACGAAAGGCGGGAGGTGGTGAAGGGCGATGGGCGTTGAAGTGATCGTGACGATGGGTGAGGGGGCCGGCGACGTGGAGCGTCGCGAGCCGACGCCGCGGCTGCCGCGGCCGGAGTGGTTGAAGGTGAAGCTCGCGTCGGGCGAGAACTATGCCCGGGTGAAAGGGCTCGTAACGGGACACAAGCTTCACACCGTGTGTGAGGAAGCGCGTTGTCCGAACATGGGCGAGTGCTGGAATGCCGGCACGGCGACCTTCATGATCCTGGGCGATGTGTGCACGCGCTCGTGCGGGTTCTGCAACGTGAAGACGGGAAGGCCGGAGTTCCTGGACACCGACGAGCCGCGCCGTGTGGCGGAAGCGATCCGGACGATGTCCGTGAAGCATGCGGTGATCACGTCGGTGAACCGTGACGAGCTTGAGGATGGAGGTGCGGGGATCTTTGCCGAGACGATCCGTTTGGCGCGCGACGCGCGGCCCGGCATCACGGTGGAGGTCCTCATCCCGGACTTCCGCGGGGACGAGCACGCGCTCCGTGTCCTGGTGGATGCGAAGCCGGACATCCTGAATCATAATACCGAGACCGTGCCCCGGCTCTATCCGACGGTCCGCCCTCAGGCAAAGTACACGCGCAGCCTTGAACTTCTGGAGCGCGGGAAGCAATGGGGGATGGTGACCAAGAGCGGGCTGATGTTGGGGTTGGGGGAGACAACGGAAGAGATCGTTGAGGTGATGAGCGATCTGCGCGCAGTTGCGTGTGACATC
Above is a window of Ignavibacteriota bacterium DNA encoding:
- a CDS encoding 2-oxo acid dehydrogenase subunit E2, translating into MARIEVVMPQMGESIAEGTIVTWHKKLGDQVKKDETLLEISTDKVDSEIPSPAAGVLAEIVVAEQTTVVVGTVIAYLETDASVTIDPKAVPAAGPKPAVPAPVAAPAVHPAQAAAPVAEPAKGRFYSPLVLSIARTEGVSMEELERMPGTGEGGRVSKRDILAYVQARKTGAAPAAVSGGTPAAAVVPTPAAFKSGAGDERIAMSNVQQKMAAHMVASVQTSPHVAAVHEVDMTAVVRHRAAHAAAFERAEGFKLTYTPYIIDAVVRAIKKYPLINASVDGTTIVRKHAINVGVAVASENGLIVPVIKHAEEKSLLGIARAVHDLAVRTRTKKLTADDISGGTFTISNYGVFGTIIGTPIINQPQIAILGTGAIVKRPVVIDDAIAIRSMAYFTMSFDHRVVDGLLGGMFLDAIVKNLEGFDVGEEIK
- the lipA gene encoding lipoyl synthase produces the protein MGEGAGDVERREPTPRLPRPEWLKVKLASGENYARVKGLVTGHKLHTVCEEARCPNMGECWNAGTATFMILGDVCTRSCGFCNVKTGRPEFLDTDEPRRVAEAIRTMSVKHAVITSVNRDELEDGGAGIFAETIRLARDARPGITVEVLIPDFRGDEHALRVLVDAKPDILNHNTETVPRLYPTVRPQAKYTRSLELLERGKQWGMVTKSGLMLGLGETTEEIVEVMSDLRAVACDILTLGQYLQPSREHLPVHRYVHPDEFKMLKERGISMGFRHVESGPLVRSSYHAAMHISSPEY